In Halalkalicoccus sp. CG83, a single genomic region encodes these proteins:
- a CDS encoding cupin domain-containing protein — translation MEKVRIDDVDNSLQPAAVMRHLTEPLGLTDFAINYYELEPGDSFAFAYHSHDVQEEVFYVQSGTATFETEDGPVTVEAGEVIRFDRGEFQRGWNRSDELIQAVAFGAPLEYGEQRKLRHCPNCETETDTWLERTDDETAVVAYCKRCGAETGRWFEGSMEGEVP, via the coding sequence ATGGAGAAGGTTCGTATCGACGATGTTGACAACAGCCTGCAGCCGGCGGCCGTAATGCGGCACCTCACGGAACCGCTCGGTCTCACGGACTTCGCGATCAATTATTACGAACTCGAACCAGGGGACAGCTTCGCGTTCGCCTATCACAGCCACGACGTGCAGGAAGAAGTGTTCTACGTCCAGTCGGGGACGGCGACGTTCGAGACCGAGGACGGTCCGGTGACGGTCGAAGCGGGCGAGGTGATCCGCTTCGACCGCGGCGAGTTTCAGCGTGGCTGGAACCGAAGCGACGAACTAATCCAGGCCGTAGCATTCGGTGCACCGCTGGAGTACGGGGAACAACGCAAACTGCGACACTGTCCGAACTGCGAAACCGAGACCGACACGTGGCTGGAACGAACCGACGACGAGACAGCGGTCGTCGCCTACTGCAAGCGGTGTGGCGCGGAGACCGGGAGATGGTTCGAGGGGTCGATGGAGGGGGAGGTCCCGTAG